In Streptomyces canus, one DNA window encodes the following:
- the ngcE gene encoding N-acetylglucosamine/diacetylchitobiose ABC transporter substrate-binding protein, translating to MGSTSAENSNNGSAGVGRRDLIKRSAALGLISVPTMSFLSACASSGGDDSGDKAKAGKKTAKNPLAVNDTAQMEFVLFDGGFGKEYAEDAVKIYETNFPKAKVKFSATQKIQSTLQPRFNQGTPPDLIDNSGAEQMDMGVLVGKNQLADLTPLLDAPSYDDPSKKVRDTLRPGIVEMGQFDGDPVWIMYYAYTVYGVWYSQKALDSLDEQYPETWDQMLAVCAKAKKKGMAGWTYAGKYPYYLPFSLYPMIGKVGGVEVLDAIDNLEPNAWKNPAVKACFDAYYELYKKGYVLKGTPGLDHIQSQTAWAQGKALFIPNGSWVENESANVIPKDFGLAVSAPTGIDSSDKMPFGTIWASGGEPFIVPAKAKNTAGGMEQLRIMLSEASSKNFTSKVKSLTAYNGGTDGITLTPGLKSGVAALEKAGDNVVNPRLQDWYVQLQKEQIGVAGLGEMMAGRLTPAEAIKKIQGFADAAAKDSSIKHYKHQ from the coding sequence ATGGGATCCACTTCCGCCGAGAACAGCAACAACGGCAGCGCGGGTGTAGGCCGCCGCGATCTGATCAAGCGGTCGGCCGCACTCGGTCTGATCTCCGTTCCGACGATGAGTTTTCTGTCCGCGTGCGCCAGCAGCGGCGGCGACGACAGCGGCGACAAGGCCAAGGCGGGCAAGAAGACCGCCAAGAACCCCCTGGCCGTCAACGACACCGCGCAGATGGAGTTCGTCCTGTTCGACGGCGGCTTCGGCAAGGAATACGCCGAGGACGCCGTGAAGATCTACGAGACGAACTTCCCCAAGGCCAAGGTGAAGTTCTCCGCCACCCAGAAGATCCAGTCCACGCTCCAGCCCCGCTTCAACCAGGGCACCCCGCCGGACCTCATCGACAACTCCGGCGCCGAGCAGATGGACATGGGCGTCCTGGTCGGCAAGAACCAGCTCGCCGACCTCACCCCGCTCCTGGACGCCCCGTCGTACGACGACCCGAGCAAGAAGGTCCGCGACACCCTGCGCCCCGGCATCGTCGAGATGGGCCAGTTCGACGGCGACCCGGTGTGGATCATGTACTACGCCTACACGGTCTACGGCGTCTGGTACTCCCAGAAGGCCCTCGACTCGCTCGACGAGCAGTACCCGGAGACCTGGGACCAGATGCTCGCGGTGTGCGCGAAGGCCAAGAAGAAGGGCATGGCGGGCTGGACGTACGCGGGCAAGTACCCGTACTACCTCCCCTTCTCGCTCTACCCGATGATCGGCAAGGTCGGCGGCGTCGAGGTCCTCGACGCCATCGACAACCTGGAGCCGAACGCCTGGAAGAACCCGGCGGTCAAGGCGTGTTTCGACGCCTACTACGAGCTCTACAAGAAGGGCTACGTCCTCAAGGGCACCCCCGGCCTCGACCACATCCAGTCGCAGACCGCCTGGGCCCAGGGCAAGGCGCTGTTCATCCCGAACGGCTCCTGGGTGGAGAACGAGTCGGCCAACGTCATCCCCAAGGACTTCGGCCTCGCGGTCTCCGCGCCCACCGGCATCGACTCCTCCGACAAGATGCCCTTCGGCACCATCTGGGCCTCCGGCGGTGAACCCTTCATCGTCCCGGCCAAGGCGAAGAACACCGCGGGCGGCATGGAGCAGCTGCGCATCATGCTCAGCGAGGCGTCCTCGAAGAACTTCACTTCCAAGGTCAAGTCCCTGACCGCCTACAACGGCGGCACCGACGGCATCACCCTCACCCCGGGCCTGAAGTCCGGTGTGGCCGCGCTGGAGAAGGCCGGCGACAACGTGGTGAACCCGCGGCTGCAGGACTGGTACGTCCAGCTCCAGAAGGAGCAGATCGGTGTGGCGGGCCTCGGCGAGATGATGGCCGGACGGCTCACCCCGGCGGAGGCCATCAAGAAGATCCAGGGCTTCGCCGACGCGGCCGCGAAGGACTCGTCGATCAAGCACTACAAGCACCAGTAA
- a CDS encoding ABC transporter substrate-binding protein, producing the protein MMNGGQLSRRQVLAAAGLVGLATLTGCGGGEDGGDSKDLSKKQNGAMKEYRAGQQFKATKALSFSMLHNDNPVYPLKSNWLFWKEVTKRTGITVKPLDVPLADYEKKRSVLIGAGDAPFLIPKTYHPAEVAFVSSGAILPVSEYVDLMPNFRDKVKKWSLEPELDSIRQSDGKYYLLPGLHERPKAGYSLSFRTDILDKHGLALPTTWDEVYDVLKALKAEYPDTYPWTDRWSTNTPFPCGALFSYLGQAYGVKAGWTYDNISFDTKAQKFVFTAAQDAYRQMIEYLRKIVAEKLLDPESFTQQDDQAVQKLLAEKSYVISANPQELVQNYRYNLGKQVKGSKIEMVPVPLGPAGPILLSGIRLENGVMISSKALKSSDFVAMMQFVDWLWYSDEGQKFCKWGVEGVTYTESGGTYTLKPGISLMGSDPSAPKDLQKDFGFFNGVFTYGGSWELVSSNFGPDEKKFQDVMSQRKELPVDPAHPLQSFEQEQATLWDTPLKDHAIQNTLQFVLGKRPMSEWDAFVGELKAKNMQQLVDLHNKAHDRFKKENG; encoded by the coding sequence GTGATGAACGGTGGACAACTGTCACGGCGCCAAGTCCTCGCCGCCGCAGGCCTTGTCGGCCTCGCCACCCTCACCGGCTGCGGTGGCGGCGAGGACGGAGGCGACTCCAAGGACCTTTCCAAGAAGCAGAACGGCGCGATGAAGGAGTACCGGGCCGGCCAGCAGTTCAAGGCCACCAAGGCGCTGTCCTTCTCCATGCTGCACAACGACAACCCGGTCTACCCCCTCAAGAGCAACTGGCTGTTCTGGAAGGAGGTCACCAAGCGCACCGGCATCACGGTCAAACCCCTCGACGTCCCGCTGGCCGACTACGAGAAGAAGCGCAGCGTCCTCATAGGCGCGGGTGACGCACCCTTCCTGATCCCGAAGACGTACCACCCCGCGGAGGTGGCGTTCGTGTCCTCGGGCGCGATCCTCCCGGTCAGCGAGTACGTCGACCTGATGCCCAACTTCCGCGACAAGGTGAAGAAGTGGAGTCTGGAGCCCGAGCTCGACTCCATCCGCCAGTCCGACGGCAAGTACTACCTGCTGCCAGGGCTGCATGAGAGGCCCAAGGCCGGCTACTCGCTGTCCTTCCGCACGGACATCCTCGACAAGCACGGACTGGCCCTGCCGACGACCTGGGACGAGGTCTACGACGTCCTCAAGGCGCTCAAGGCGGAGTACCCCGACACATACCCCTGGACCGACCGCTGGAGTACCAACACCCCGTTCCCGTGCGGCGCGTTGTTCAGCTACCTCGGCCAGGCGTACGGCGTCAAGGCGGGGTGGACGTACGACAACATCAGCTTCGACACCAAGGCGCAGAAGTTCGTCTTCACCGCGGCCCAGGACGCCTACCGGCAGATGATCGAGTACCTGAGAAAGATCGTCGCCGAGAAGCTGCTGGACCCCGAGAGCTTCACCCAGCAGGACGACCAGGCCGTGCAGAAGCTGCTGGCCGAGAAGTCCTATGTGATCAGCGCCAATCCGCAGGAACTGGTGCAGAACTACCGCTACAACCTGGGCAAGCAGGTCAAGGGCTCGAAGATCGAGATGGTCCCGGTGCCCCTGGGTCCGGCCGGTCCGATCCTGCTGAGCGGGATCCGGCTGGAGAACGGCGTCATGATCTCCAGCAAGGCCCTCAAGAGTTCCGACTTCGTCGCGATGATGCAGTTCGTGGACTGGCTCTGGTACTCCGACGAGGGCCAGAAGTTCTGCAAGTGGGGCGTGGAGGGCGTCACCTACACCGAGTCCGGCGGCACGTACACGCTGAAGCCCGGGATCTCACTGATGGGCTCCGACCCGAGCGCCCCGAAGGACCTCCAGAAGGACTTCGGCTTCTTCAACGGCGTGTTCACCTACGGCGGCAGCTGGGAGCTGGTGTCCTCCAACTTCGGCCCGGACGAGAAGAAGTTCCAGGACGTCATGTCCCAGCGCAAGGAACTGCCCGTCGACCCGGCCCACCCGCTGCAGTCCTTCGAGCAGGAACAGGCGACCCTCTGGGACACCCCGCTCAAGGACCACGCCATCCAGAACACCCTCCAGTTCGTGCTCGGCAAACGCCCGATGTCCGAATGGGACGCGTTCGTGGGCGAGTTGAAAGCGAAGAACATGCAGCAACTCGTCGACCTGCACAACAAGGCGCACGACCGGTTCAAGAAGGAGAACGGGTGA
- a CDS encoding carbohydrate ABC transporter permease, translating into MVKPSRSHRVFQGVNGVILTLVVVVTLYPFVNIVARSFSGERQIRAGEVTLWPKGFNLTTYRIVFQDSMFWRNYGNTVFYTVVSTVVAMVLTTCYAYVLSKKHLRGRGLLVGIAVFTMFFTGGLIPHYILVTELGLKNSVWAIALPNAISVFNLLVMKAFFESLPAELEEAAQIDGLSTYGILLRIVLPLSKAVVATMVLFYTVSFWNSWFSAFLYMDHSDLMPVTVYLRNLIAGATGGGNAGAGTAELSQVGASIQAVTIVLTALPIICVYPFVQRYFVSGVMLGAVKG; encoded by the coding sequence GTGGTGAAGCCGAGCCGTTCCCACCGGGTCTTCCAGGGCGTCAACGGGGTGATCCTCACCCTCGTCGTGGTGGTGACCCTCTATCCCTTCGTCAACATCGTCGCTCGGTCCTTCAGCGGCGAGCGGCAGATCCGGGCCGGTGAAGTGACCCTGTGGCCCAAGGGGTTCAACCTCACCACGTACCGGATCGTGTTCCAGGACTCGATGTTCTGGCGGAACTACGGCAACACCGTCTTCTACACGGTCGTGTCGACCGTCGTGGCCATGGTCCTGACGACCTGTTACGCCTACGTCCTGTCGAAGAAGCACCTCAGGGGGCGCGGGCTGCTCGTCGGCATCGCCGTGTTCACGATGTTCTTCACCGGCGGCCTGATCCCCCACTACATCCTGGTCACCGAGCTCGGACTGAAGAACAGCGTCTGGGCGATCGCGCTGCCCAACGCGATCAGCGTCTTCAACCTGCTGGTGATGAAGGCCTTCTTCGAGAGCCTGCCGGCCGAGCTGGAGGAGGCCGCGCAGATCGACGGCCTGAGCACCTACGGCATCCTGCTCAGGATCGTGCTGCCGCTGTCCAAGGCGGTGGTGGCGACCATGGTGCTCTTCTACACGGTGTCCTTCTGGAACTCCTGGTTCAGCGCGTTCCTCTACATGGACCACTCCGACCTGATGCCGGTCACCGTCTATCTGCGCAATCTCATCGCGGGCGCCACCGGCGGCGGCAACGCCGGCGCCGGCACCGCGGAACTCAGCCAGGTCGGCGCGAGCATCCAGGCGGTCACGATCGTGCTCACCGCGCTGCCGATCATCTGCGTGTACCCGTTCGTCCAGCGCTACTTCGTCTCGGGCGTGATGCTCGGCGCGGTCAAGGGCTGA
- a CDS encoding GH92 family glycosyl hydrolase encodes MTVGSQGAAVALPEAAARADRGFTSSFEAGEPAPDWTSSVDGDRASGVDGGYSTGIPGNVTDQVTDVRASAENTGGGEVKENLVDGEPSTKWLAFESTGWAEFDLAKPLKVVTYALTSANDVAERDPRDWTLKGSTDGKDWKTLDTRSGESFDERFRTKSYDIADPAEYQHFRLEITKNNGASGILQLADVQLSTGGGEGPVPPDMLSLVDRGPSGSPTAKAGAGFTGKRALRYAGRHTSDGRAYSSNKVFDVNVAVDPLTRLSYRIFPSMADGDRDYDATNVSVDLAFTDGTFLSELGARDQHGFALSPQGQGAAKVLYVNQWNNVASRIGSVAAGKTVDRILVAYDSPSGPAKFRGWLDDVTLERAAPEKPKAHLSDYALATRGTHSSGGFSRGNDFPATAVPHGFNFWTPVTNASSLSWLYDYARANNADNLPTVQAFSASHEPSPWMGDRQTFQVMPSAAPGTPDTGREARELAFRHENETARPYYYGVRFENGLKAEMTPTDHAAALRFTYPGDDASVLFDNVTDQAGLTLDQDAGVITGYSDVKSGLSTGATRLFVYGVFDKPVTDGSAGGVKGYLRFDAGADRTVTLRLATSLISLDQAKDNLRQEIPDGTSFETVRDRALRQWDRLLGKVEVEGATQDQLTTLYSSLYRLYLYPNSGFEKVGSTYQYASPFSPMPGPDTPTHTGAKIVDGKVYVNNGFWDTYRTTWPAYSLLTPSQAGEMVDGFVQQYKDGGWTSRWSSPGYADLMTGTSSDVAFADAYVKGVDFDAKSAYDAALKNATVVPPSSGVGRKGMETSPFLGYTGTDTHEGLSWALEGYLNDYGIARMGQALYAKTGEKRYKEESEYFLNRARDYVNLFDSRAGFFQGRDADGNWRVQSASYDPRVWGYDYTETNGWGYAFTAPQDSRGLANLYGGRSGLAEKLDEYFATPETASPDFVGSYGGVIHEMTEARDVRMGMYGHSNQVAHHVNYMYDAAGQPWKTQRNVREVLSRLYVGSEIGQGYHGDEDNGEQSAWYLFSALGFYPLVMGSGEYAVGSPLFTKATVHLENGRDLVVRAPENSARNVYVQRLKVNGRAWKSTSLPHSLLARGGVLDFDMGPRPSKWGTGKNAAPVSITQDDEVPTPRADVLVGDGALFDNTSATDAAVTSVDLPVSQQVKGVQYTVTSSSDHTKAPSGWILQGSDDGTKWKTLDRRSGQSFAWDRQTRAFTVRSPGTYGKYRLVLDNEAVVAEVELLA; translated from the coding sequence GTGACCGTGGGCTCGCAGGGCGCGGCGGTGGCCCTGCCCGAGGCCGCGGCCCGGGCGGACCGGGGGTTCACCTCCTCTTTCGAGGCCGGCGAACCGGCGCCCGACTGGACCAGCAGCGTCGACGGCGACCGGGCCTCCGGCGTCGACGGCGGCTACAGCACCGGCATCCCGGGCAATGTCACCGACCAGGTCACGGACGTCCGGGCGAGCGCCGAGAACACCGGCGGCGGCGAGGTGAAGGAGAACCTCGTCGACGGCGAGCCCAGTACCAAGTGGCTGGCCTTCGAGTCCACCGGCTGGGCCGAGTTCGACCTGGCCAAGCCGCTCAAGGTCGTCACCTACGCGCTGACCTCGGCCAATGACGTCGCCGAGCGTGATCCCAGGGACTGGACGCTGAAGGGCTCGACGGACGGCAAGGACTGGAAGACCCTCGACACCCGATCCGGCGAATCGTTCGACGAACGGTTCCGGACAAAGTCGTACGACATCGCGGATCCGGCCGAATACCAGCACTTCCGGCTCGAGATCACGAAGAACAACGGCGCCTCCGGCATCCTCCAGCTGGCCGATGTGCAGCTGTCCACGGGCGGCGGCGAGGGGCCGGTGCCGCCGGACATGCTCTCGCTGGTCGACCGCGGGCCGAGCGGATCGCCCACCGCGAAGGCGGGCGCCGGATTCACCGGAAAGAGAGCCCTGCGTTACGCCGGACGGCACACCTCGGACGGGCGGGCGTACTCGTCCAACAAGGTCTTCGACGTGAACGTGGCGGTGGATCCGCTGACCCGGCTGTCGTACCGGATCTTCCCGTCGATGGCGGACGGCGACCGGGACTACGACGCCACGAACGTATCCGTGGACCTGGCCTTCACCGACGGCACCTTCCTGAGCGAGCTCGGGGCGCGTGACCAGCACGGATTCGCGCTGTCGCCCCAGGGGCAGGGCGCCGCCAAGGTGCTCTACGTCAACCAGTGGAACAACGTGGCCTCGCGGATCGGGTCGGTCGCGGCCGGGAAGACCGTCGACCGGATCCTCGTCGCGTACGACTCCCCGAGTGGGCCGGCGAAGTTCCGGGGCTGGCTGGACGACGTGACGCTGGAGCGGGCCGCGCCGGAGAAGCCGAAGGCGCATCTGTCGGACTACGCGCTCGCCACCCGCGGCACCCACTCCAGCGGCGGCTTCTCGCGCGGCAACGACTTCCCGGCCACGGCCGTCCCGCACGGCTTCAACTTCTGGACGCCGGTGACCAACGCGTCCTCGCTGAGCTGGCTCTATGACTACGCCCGCGCCAACAACGCGGACAATCTGCCGACGGTTCAGGCGTTCAGCGCGAGCCACGAACCGAGTCCGTGGATGGGCGACCGGCAGACCTTCCAGGTGATGCCGTCGGCCGCCCCGGGCACTCCGGACACCGGCCGTGAGGCGCGGGAGCTGGCGTTCCGGCACGAGAACGAGACGGCGCGGCCGTACTACTACGGGGTGCGGTTCGAGAACGGGCTGAAGGCGGAGATGACGCCGACCGACCACGCGGCGGCCCTGCGCTTCACCTACCCGGGCGACGACGCGAGCGTGCTCTTCGACAACGTGACGGACCAGGCGGGGCTGACGCTCGACCAGGACGCCGGGGTGATCACCGGGTACTCGGACGTGAAGTCCGGCCTGTCCACCGGGGCGACCCGGCTCTTCGTGTACGGCGTCTTCGACAAGCCGGTGACGGACGGTTCCGCCGGCGGGGTCAAGGGCTATCTGCGCTTCGACGCCGGTGCGGACCGGACCGTCACCCTGCGGCTCGCGACCTCGCTCATCAGTCTCGACCAGGCGAAGGACAACCTGCGCCAGGAGATCCCGGACGGCACGTCCTTCGAGACGGTCCGGGACCGGGCCCTGCGGCAGTGGGACAGGCTGCTGGGCAAGGTCGAGGTGGAAGGCGCCACGCAGGACCAGCTGACCACGCTCTACTCCAGCCTGTACCGGCTGTACCTGTATCCCAACTCGGGCTTCGAGAAGGTCGGTTCGACCTACCAGTACGCCTCTCCCTTCTCCCCGATGCCGGGCCCCGACACGCCGACGCACACCGGGGCGAAGATCGTGGACGGCAAGGTGTACGTCAACAACGGTTTCTGGGACACCTATCGGACGACGTGGCCGGCGTACTCGCTGCTGACGCCCTCTCAGGCCGGCGAGATGGTCGACGGGTTCGTCCAGCAGTACAAGGACGGCGGCTGGACCTCGCGCTGGTCATCCCCCGGGTACGCGGACCTGATGACCGGCACCTCCTCGGACGTCGCCTTCGCGGACGCGTACGTCAAGGGCGTCGACTTCGACGCGAAGTCGGCGTACGACGCGGCCCTGAAGAACGCGACCGTCGTGCCCCCGTCGTCCGGCGTGGGCCGCAAGGGCATGGAGACCTCGCCCTTCCTCGGCTACACCGGCACCGACACCCACGAGGGTCTGTCCTGGGCGCTGGAGGGCTACCTCAACGACTACGGCATCGCGCGGATGGGACAGGCGCTCTACGCGAAGACCGGCGAGAAGCGCTACAAGGAGGAGTCGGAGTACTTCCTCAACCGGGCCCGCGACTACGTGAACCTCTTCGACTCGAGGGCCGGGTTCTTCCAGGGCCGGGACGCCGACGGCAACTGGCGTGTGCAGTCGGCGAGTTACGACCCGCGGGTGTGGGGCTACGACTACACCGAGACCAACGGCTGGGGCTACGCCTTCACCGCCCCGCAGGACAGCCGGGGCCTCGCCAACCTGTACGGCGGCCGCTCCGGGCTCGCGGAGAAGCTGGACGAGTACTTCGCGACCCCCGAGACGGCCTCGCCGGACTTCGTCGGCTCCTACGGCGGGGTCATCCACGAGATGACGGAGGCGCGGGACGTCCGGATGGGCATGTACGGGCACTCCAACCAGGTCGCCCACCACGTCAACTACATGTACGACGCGGCCGGTCAGCCGTGGAAGACGCAGCGCAACGTCCGTGAGGTGCTGTCCCGGTTGTACGTCGGCAGCGAGATCGGGCAGGGCTATCACGGTGACGAGGACAACGGCGAGCAGTCGGCCTGGTATCTGTTCTCGGCGCTGGGCTTCTACCCGTTGGTGATGGGCAGCGGCGAATACGCGGTCGGCTCCCCGCTGTTCACCAAGGCCACGGTCCATCTGGAGAACGGGCGGGACCTGGTGGTCAGGGCGCCCGAGAACAGCGCGCGGAACGTGTATGTGCAGCGACTGAAGGTCAACGGCCGTGCGTGGAAGTCGACTTCACTGCCGCACTCCCTGCTGGCTCGCGGTGGTGTCCTGGACTTCGACATGGGTCCCCGTCCGTCGAAGTGGGGCACGGGGAAGAACGCGGCTCCGGTGTCGATCACCCAGGACGACGAGGTGCCCACGCCGCGCGCGGACGTGCTCGTCGGTGACGGGGCGTTGTTCGACAACACCTCGGCGACGGACGCGGCCGTGACCTCGGTGGATCTGCCGGTGTCCCAGCAGGTCAAGGGCGTCCAGTACACGGTGACGTCGTCCTCGGACCACACGAAGGCGCCGAGCGGCTGGATCCTCCAGGGCTCGGACGACGGAACCAAGTGGAAGACCCTGGACCGGCGGTCCGGGCAGTCCTTCGCATGGGACCGGCAGACACGGGCGTTCACCGTGAGGTCTCCGGGTACGTACGGGAAGTACCGCCTGGTGCTCGACAACGAGGCGGTGGTGGCTGAAGTCGAACTGCTCGCCTGA
- a CDS encoding alpha-glucuronidase, translating into MQGVDPAWLPDGAFRPIGTRRTLIRGSGPLVDTVHGEVARACERFGGSVSREPGSYDLVLELDGDDGTEGFVYERGDGCTTVTASGARGLLYGFFHVVRLGETAFLDDVRRVSHRPESALRMLDHWDNVAVHPVMGQVERGYAGGSLFWEDGRARGDLERVRAYGRLLAACGINAVAVNNVNVHAAEARLLTDRIGEVADVAGALRPYGIRTHLSVTFAAPVVLGGLASADPLEESVRAWWAGAAARVYAAIPDFGGFVVKADSEGQPGPFTYGRSHADGANMLAAALAPHGGTVHWRAFVYDHHQDWRDRSTDRARAAYDHFVPLDGEFADNAVLQVKHGPMDFQVREPVSPLIGAMPGTRLAVELQATQEYTGQQRHVCWLGPMWSEVLRFGIAGESSVGALARGGLVAVANVGDDPFWTGHPLAQANLYTFGRLAWDPDADPHRVLDEWIRLTFAPGPGPGLAAGLRSVLDGSWRTYEKYTAPLGVGFMVQPGHHYGPSVDGYEYSPWGTYHFADRDGVGVDRSLASGTGYAGQYAKPWADVYESPHSCPDELLLFFHHVSYGHRLHSGKTVIQHIYDTHFEGVTEVEAARERWASLVDLVDPACHARVAERFEEQLRSAREWRDQVNSSFFRKSGVADERGRTIY; encoded by the coding sequence ATGCAGGGTGTCGATCCGGCCTGGCTGCCGGACGGGGCGTTCCGGCCGATCGGCACCCGGCGGACCCTGATCCGTGGCTCGGGTCCACTGGTGGACACGGTCCACGGTGAGGTGGCCAGGGCCTGCGAGCGGTTCGGAGGGAGCGTCTCGCGTGAACCCGGGTCGTACGACCTGGTGTTGGAGCTGGACGGTGACGACGGCACCGAGGGGTTCGTGTACGAGCGGGGTGACGGGTGTACGACCGTCACCGCGTCCGGCGCGCGCGGACTGCTGTACGGGTTCTTCCATGTCGTACGGCTCGGCGAGACGGCGTTCCTCGACGATGTTCGACGCGTTTCGCATCGGCCCGAGTCGGCGCTGCGGATGCTCGATCACTGGGACAACGTGGCCGTGCATCCGGTCATGGGGCAGGTGGAGCGCGGGTACGCCGGCGGGTCACTGTTCTGGGAGGACGGGCGGGCGCGTGGGGACCTGGAGCGGGTGCGGGCCTATGGCAGGCTGCTGGCGGCCTGCGGGATCAACGCCGTGGCCGTCAACAACGTCAACGTGCACGCGGCCGAGGCACGGCTGCTGACCGACCGGATCGGTGAAGTGGCGGACGTCGCGGGCGCGTTGCGGCCGTACGGCATCCGGACGCATCTGTCGGTCACCTTCGCCGCGCCGGTCGTACTGGGCGGGCTGGCGAGCGCGGATCCGCTGGAGGAGTCGGTGCGGGCGTGGTGGGCCGGGGCGGCCGCCCGGGTGTACGCGGCGATCCCCGACTTCGGCGGGTTCGTGGTGAAGGCAGACTCCGAGGGACAGCCGGGCCCGTTCACGTACGGGCGCAGTCACGCGGACGGCGCGAACATGCTCGCCGCCGCGCTCGCGCCGCACGGCGGTACGGTCCACTGGCGGGCCTTCGTCTACGACCACCACCAGGACTGGCGGGACCGCTCGACGGACCGGGCACGGGCCGCGTACGACCATTTCGTTCCGCTGGACGGGGAGTTCGCCGACAACGCCGTCCTCCAGGTCAAGCACGGGCCCATGGACTTCCAGGTGCGGGAGCCGGTCTCCCCGCTGATCGGGGCGATGCCCGGCACCCGGTTGGCCGTGGAGCTGCAGGCGACGCAGGAGTACACCGGGCAGCAGCGGCATGTGTGCTGGCTGGGGCCGATGTGGAGCGAGGTGCTGCGGTTCGGGATCGCCGGGGAGTCTTCCGTGGGCGCGCTGGCGCGTGGCGGGCTCGTCGCCGTGGCGAACGTCGGGGACGATCCGTTCTGGACGGGTCATCCGCTGGCTCAGGCGAACCTGTACACCTTCGGCCGGCTGGCCTGGGATCCGGACGCCGACCCGCATCGCGTCCTCGACGAGTGGATCCGGCTCACCTTCGCACCCGGGCCCGGGCCCGGGCTCGCGGCGGGACTGCGCTCGGTTCTGGACGGCTCGTGGCGGACGTACGAGAAGTACACCGCTCCCCTCGGTGTGGGGTTCATGGTCCAGCCGGGGCACCACTACGGGCCGAGCGTCGACGGCTATGAGTACAGCCCCTGGGGCACCTATCACTTCGCCGACCGCGACGGCGTCGGTGTCGACAGGAGCCTGGCGAGCGGGACCGGGTACGCGGGGCAGTACGCGAAGCCCTGGGCCGACGTGTACGAATCGCCTCACTCGTGCCCCGACGAGCTGCTGTTGTTCTTCCACCACGTGTCGTACGGGCACAGGCTGCACAGCGGCAAGACGGTGATCCAACACATCTACGACACGCACTTCGAGGGCGTGACGGAGGTCGAGGCAGCCCGGGAGCGATGGGCCTCGCTGGTGGACCTCGTGGACCCGGCGTGTCACGCACGGGTGGCGGAGCGGTTCGAGGAGCAGCTCCGCAGCGCCCGCGAGTGGCGCGATCAGGTCAACAGCTCCTTCTTCCGGAAGTCGGGGGTGGCGGACGAGCGGGGGCGGACGATCTACTGA
- a CDS encoding carbohydrate ABC transporter permease, with protein MQHGKYRFIVGFLALPLGLYALFVVWPFIQSIYYSFTDWTGLSPEFKMVGLDNYRRMLDDEIFWKSLQHSLIFALVLPLVTISLALFFSFMINVGGRKRRGGPVVTGVRGSSFYKIVYFFPQVLSIAIVALLFAFAYNPDSGAINSILRGIGLGSVQPLWLGDPSLALWAVMAVLVWSTVGFFVVLFSAGMASIPADLYEAALLDGAGRASTFFRITLPLLWDTVQSGWVYMGILALGAESFAVVQIMTTGPGGPDYSTTVMVLYVYQKAFRDGQAAYATTIGVALLVVTLAFAALVMRLGRRERLEY; from the coding sequence ATGCAGCACGGCAAGTACCGGTTCATCGTGGGGTTTCTGGCGCTGCCCCTGGGACTGTACGCGCTATTCGTGGTCTGGCCGTTCATCCAGTCCATCTACTACTCGTTCACGGACTGGACCGGCCTGAGCCCCGAATTCAAGATGGTCGGCCTGGACAATTACCGGAGGATGCTGGACGACGAGATCTTCTGGAAGTCCTTGCAGCACAGCTTGATCTTCGCGCTCGTGCTGCCGTTGGTGACGATCAGCCTGGCGCTGTTCTTCTCCTTCATGATCAATGTCGGCGGACGGAAAAGAAGGGGAGGCCCGGTCGTCACCGGTGTCCGGGGCTCCTCCTTCTACAAGATCGTGTATTTCTTCCCGCAGGTTCTCTCGATCGCGATCGTCGCCCTGCTGTTCGCCTTCGCGTACAACCCGGACAGCGGCGCCATCAACTCGATCCTGCGCGGAATCGGGCTCGGCAGCGTCCAGCCTCTGTGGCTGGGCGACCCGAGCCTCGCCCTGTGGGCCGTGATGGCGGTCCTCGTGTGGTCCACGGTCGGCTTCTTCGTGGTCCTGTTCAGCGCCGGTATGGCCTCCATCCCGGCGGACCTGTACGAGGCGGCGCTGCTCGACGGGGCGGGGCGGGCGAGCACGTTCTTCCGGATCACCCTGCCGCTGCTGTGGGACACCGTGCAGTCCGGCTGGGTCTACATGGGCATCCTGGCCCTCGGAGCCGAGTCGTTCGCGGTCGTACAGATCATGACGACCGGGCCCGGCGGCCCCGACTACTCGACCACCGTCATGGTCCTGTACGTGTACCAGAAGGCGTTCCGTGACGGACAGGCCGCCTATGCCACCACCATCGGCGTCGCCCTGCTCGTCGTCACGCTGGCGTTCGCCGCCCTGGTGATGCGGCTGGGCCGGCGCGAGCGGCTGGAGTACTGA